Proteins encoded in a region of the Verrucomicrobiota bacterium genome:
- the sdhC gene encoding succinate dehydrogenase, cytochrome b556 subunit has protein sequence MRFHWYAGQVAWVLHRISGLAIVLYLVIHIWSISKLSDPATFDAEMDLYSKPLFRLGEVALLAACVFHALNGVRILLVDFGNGARYQRQLFYGVLVLSVIVITAGAIPILKHVFAGGQ, from the coding sequence ATGCGGTTCCACTGGTATGCGGGCCAGGTCGCGTGGGTGCTGCACCGCATCTCGGGGCTGGCCATCGTCCTGTACCTCGTCATCCACATCTGGTCGATCAGCAAACTGAGCGATCCGGCCACGTTCGATGCCGAGATGGATCTGTACTCGAAGCCGCTGTTCAGGCTCGGCGAGGTCGCGCTGCTGGCTGCCTGTGTGTTCCATGCGCTCAACGGGGTGCGCATCCTCCTGGTCGATTTCGGCAATGGCGCGCGCTACCAGCGACAGCTCTTCTACGGCGTGCTTGTGCTGAGCGTTATCGTCATCACCGCCGGCGCGATTCCGATCCTCAAGCACGTGTTCGCGGGAGGGCAGTGA